One Opitutia bacterium DNA segment encodes these proteins:
- a CDS encoding phosphatase PAP2 family protein, translating to MKNLRALLLSLVWLLLPLALVAAPVAGRYLKAEAYDVAALIPPSPADDSLTTLADLTVVRAVQARRTPEEVALAAYFVRDTVFQYDAVIGPWFTAANLPFAAEFFEQVRADRFAISTKGKELWARKRPPLLDPAVRAAIELPATGSYPSGHATMAFVWAGLLAEIFPEKREALYERAQLVAWSRVVGGVHYPSDIAAGRLLGERLTKDFLTVPEVRAALERVRTEAATAAARKN from the coding sequence ATGAAGAATCTCCGCGCGCTCCTTCTTTCGCTCGTTTGGCTGCTGCTGCCGCTCGCACTCGTCGCGGCGCCGGTGGCCGGGCGTTACCTCAAGGCCGAGGCCTACGACGTCGCCGCGCTCATCCCGCCGTCACCGGCCGACGACTCGCTGACGACGCTCGCTGATCTCACGGTCGTGCGCGCCGTGCAGGCGCGGCGCACGCCGGAGGAAGTGGCGCTGGCGGCGTATTTCGTGCGCGACACGGTTTTTCAATACGACGCGGTGATCGGGCCGTGGTTCACCGCGGCCAACCTGCCGTTCGCGGCGGAGTTTTTTGAGCAAGTGCGCGCCGACCGCTTCGCGATTTCGACCAAGGGCAAGGAACTCTGGGCGCGCAAACGTCCGCCGCTGCTCGATCCGGCGGTGCGCGCGGCGATCGAGTTGCCGGCGACCGGCTCGTATCCGAGCGGGCACGCGACGATGGCGTTCGTGTGGGCGGGATTGCTGGCGGAGATTTTTCCGGAGAAACGCGAGGCGCTCTACGAGCGAGCGCAGCTCGTCGCTTGGTCGCGCGTGGTTGGCGGCGTGCATTATCCGAGCGACATCGCTGCGGGGAGGTTGCTCGGCGAGCGGTTGACGAAGGATTTTCTCACGGTGCCGGAAGTGCGCGCGGCGCTCGAGCGCGTGCGGACGGAAGCGGCGACGGCTGCGGCGCGAAAAAACTGA